A region of Selenomonadales bacterium 4137-cl DNA encodes the following proteins:
- a CDS encoding diol dehydratase small subunit, with translation MVEQKLVEDIVREVLKSVYQEAGAAQKAAAVSAAALSPERDYPLAAKRPELVKTPTGKQLADITLDKVIKGEIGPEDVRITPQTLRMQGEIAAGVGRVQFAQNMRRAAELTAIPDNRILEIYNALRPKRSTKQELLAIATEMETKYNATINAAFVREAADVYERRNCLRAD, from the coding sequence ATGGTAGAGCAAAAATTGGTCGAAGATATTGTGCGCGAAGTGCTGAAAAGCGTCTATCAGGAAGCCGGCGCCGCGCAGAAGGCGGCCGCGGTCTCCGCCGCCGCCCTCAGCCCGGAACGGGATTATCCGTTGGCCGCCAAACGGCCGGAGCTGGTTAAAACGCCGACCGGGAAACAGTTGGCCGATATCACCCTGGATAAGGTGATCAAGGGAGAAATCGGTCCTGAGGATGTGCGGATCACACCGCAGACCTTGCGGATGCAGGGCGAGATCGCCGCCGGCGTCGGCCGGGTGCAGTTCGCCCAGAATATGCGGCGGGCGGCCGAACTGACGGCGATTCCCGACAACCGCATCCTCGAAATATACAACGCCCTCCGTCCCAAACGGTCGACCAAGCAGGAACTGCTGGCGATCGCGACCGAGATGGAGACCAAGTACAACGCCACGATCAACGCCGCTTTCGTCCGGGAAGCCGCCGACGTTTACGAGCGCCGCAACTGCCTCCGGGCGGACTAG
- a CDS encoding BMC domain-containing protein — MVKDALGLIETIGLVAAMEAADAAVKAANIELLGYELTKGGGMVSVKLQGDVGAVTAAVDAGANAAGKVGRVWATHVIPRPHRALTGMVESEDTVGRKAQTPPTAADDGGASGPPADEGGEPQAQETAPVAASREESAVSSEPDTRSAPVEKPSSELCNLCGDPACSRKKGDPKVTCLHYGEDKEDE, encoded by the coding sequence ATGGTCAAAGATGCGCTCGGCCTGATCGAGACAATCGGGTTGGTGGCGGCGATGGAAGCCGCCGATGCGGCAGTCAAGGCCGCCAACATCGAACTTCTCGGCTATGAACTTACCAAAGGAGGCGGGATGGTATCCGTCAAGCTGCAGGGCGATGTGGGAGCGGTCACGGCCGCGGTGGACGCAGGCGCGAACGCCGCCGGCAAAGTCGGCAGGGTGTGGGCTACTCACGTCATTCCCAGGCCCCATCGCGCATTGACCGGCATGGTCGAAAGCGAAGACACCGTGGGCCGGAAGGCGCAGACGCCGCCGACCGCGGCTGATGACGGCGGCGCCAGCGGGCCGCCCGCGGACGAAGGCGGCGAACCGCAGGCGCAGGAAACGGCGCCGGTGGCCGCGAGCAGGGAGGAGTCGGCGGTATCTTCGGAACCGGATACTCGCTCAGCTCCTGTCGAGAAACCAAGCTCGGAATTGTGCAATTTGTGCGGCGATCCCGCCTGTTCCCGCAAGAAGGGCGACCCGAAAGTAACGTGCCTGCATTACGGAGAAGACAAGGAGGATGAGTGA
- a CDS encoding phosphate propanoyltransferase, with product MDPELIDAVVVCIAKRLADLPPAAAALPGIPVGVSKRHVHLSANDAAVLFGAGRALTKVKDLKQTGEFAAAETVTLVGPRGVIPGVRVLGPLRRVSQVELSRTDSFLLGIVPPVRDSGQLAGSAGVALVGPAGTLTMKEGVIVAARHIHMSVEDAAAYGVADGDRVSLEVPGQRSVCFRNVLVRSGAGFRLEFHVDTDEANAAGLKNGDLVSLVGVGG from the coding sequence ATGGACCCCGAATTGATCGACGCGGTCGTTGTGTGCATCGCGAAAAGGCTGGCGGACCTTCCCCCGGCGGCTGCCGCGCTCCCGGGCATACCGGTGGGCGTATCGAAGCGCCATGTCCATCTATCCGCTAATGACGCAGCCGTCTTGTTCGGGGCCGGGCGGGCGCTGACCAAGGTCAAGGATTTAAAGCAGACGGGGGAATTCGCCGCCGCCGAAACGGTTACGCTCGTCGGACCTAGAGGGGTCATCCCGGGGGTGCGCGTGCTCGGCCCGTTGCGGCGGGTCAGCCAGGTGGAGCTATCACGCACCGACAGTTTTCTCCTCGGCATCGTCCCGCCTGTCCGCGACTCCGGCCAACTTGCCGGCTCGGCCGGCGTTGCCCTGGTCGGGCCGGCGGGGACGCTGACTATGAAGGAGGGCGTCATCGTCGCCGCCCGGCACATCCATATGAGCGTAGAGGACGCGGCCGCCTACGGTGTGGCGGACGGCGACCGGGTGTCCTTGGAGGTGCCCGGCCAACGGTCGGTATGCTTTAGGAATGTATTGGTGAGAAGCGGCGCCGGTTTCCGTTTGGAATTCCATGTCGACACCGACGAGGCCAACGCCGCCGGGCTGAAGAACGGCGATCTGGTAAGCCTCGTGGGGGTTGGGGGGTGA
- a CDS encoding glycerol dehydratase reactivase beta/small subunit family protein, with translation MVTENAAVKPNIVIYVNAHFGQEAKLREVQAGIEEEGVPSSWSVGAGDAASLACRGAAESPLGVGVGIGAEAISVHYHKLPADKPLFVLPAGEPGTWRRLGSNAARMVKGTPFRDLAAKETDSGDDDPRRRLTDVVMEIIRERLDGHGR, from the coding sequence ATGGTTACGGAAAACGCAGCGGTCAAACCAAATATCGTTATTTACGTCAACGCCCATTTCGGGCAGGAAGCAAAGCTGCGGGAAGTTCAGGCGGGAATCGAGGAAGAGGGCGTCCCCAGCTCGTGGAGCGTCGGGGCGGGAGACGCCGCCAGCCTCGCCTGCCGGGGCGCCGCCGAGTCTCCGTTGGGGGTCGGCGTCGGCATCGGCGCGGAGGCGATAAGCGTTCATTACCACAAACTGCCTGCGGATAAGCCGCTCTTCGTCCTGCCGGCCGGAGAGCCGGGGACCTGGCGACGGTTGGGCAGCAACGCCGCTCGCATGGTCAAGGGGACACCTTTTAGGGACTTGGCCGCGAAGGAGACGGACAGCGGCGACGACGACCCGCGACGCCGGCTGACCGACGTAGTTATGGAGATTATTCGAGAAAGACTTGATGGCCATGGGAGGTGA
- a CDS encoding diol dehydratase reactivase subunit alpha codes for MTIVAGVDIGNSTTEVCLARCAHGRPAEFLASGITKTTGIKGTVANLPGILTALGAALRTAGLETADLGEIRINEATPVIGDLAMETITETIITESTMIGHNPSTPGGIGLGVGVTQPFDRLGVIGRGEKVICVIPQGIDYEDAAREINGAVARGVDVQGAVARQDDAVLIANRLTRKVPVIDEVTLIDKVPLGMQAAVEVAEQGQSVRTLSNPYGIATVFGLAADETKLVVPIARALIGNRSAVVVRTPQGDVKARSIPAGVVTVSGIRGKADIDVDAGAARIMEVVERVQPVEDVKGEAGTNVGGMLERVRQVMADLTGQAPGEMKIQDVLGVDTFIPQKVRGGLAGEFALENAVALAAMVKTNRLPMTQIADQLAAKLGTGVVIAGVEAYMAVGGAMTTPGTAKPLAILDMGGGSTDAAIVTRDDKISAIHLAGAGDMVTMLINSELGLGDPDLAENIKKYPLAKVESLFHMRLEDGTVRFFAESLPPEVFARVVILAEGGLTPIPGDYPLDKIRYVRREAKKKVFVANALRALARVAPTGNIRHIDFVVLVGGSALDFEIADMVTDALAEYGIVCGRGNIRGTEGPRNAVATGLVLSYLNGGEA; via the coding sequence ATGACAATCGTCGCAGGGGTCGACATCGGCAACTCCACAACCGAGGTATGCCTCGCAAGGTGTGCCCACGGCCGGCCGGCAGAGTTTCTGGCCAGCGGTATAACCAAGACCACCGGAATCAAGGGAACGGTGGCGAATCTGCCGGGCATCCTGACGGCGCTCGGGGCGGCGCTCCGGACGGCGGGGCTTGAAACCGCCGATCTCGGGGAGATTCGCATCAACGAGGCCACGCCGGTGATCGGCGACTTGGCAATGGAAACGATTACCGAGACTATCATTACCGAGTCTACGATGATCGGTCACAATCCGTCCACCCCCGGCGGCATCGGGTTGGGCGTCGGCGTTACTCAGCCGTTCGACCGCCTCGGAGTTATCGGCCGGGGCGAAAAGGTGATCTGCGTCATCCCGCAGGGAATCGACTATGAGGACGCGGCCCGTGAAATCAACGGGGCCGTGGCGCGGGGCGTCGACGTTCAGGGCGCGGTCGCCAGGCAGGACGACGCGGTGTTGATTGCTAATCGCCTCACGCGGAAGGTGCCGGTCATCGACGAGGTGACCCTCATCGACAAGGTGCCGCTGGGCATGCAGGCGGCGGTGGAGGTGGCCGAACAGGGCCAGTCCGTCAGGACGCTGTCCAACCCTTACGGGATTGCGACCGTTTTCGGCCTGGCGGCCGACGAGACTAAGCTGGTCGTCCCCATCGCCCGGGCGCTCATCGGCAACCGTTCGGCGGTGGTGGTCCGCACGCCCCAGGGGGATGTGAAGGCACGAAGCATTCCGGCGGGTGTGGTGACGGTTTCCGGCATTCGGGGCAAGGCCGATATCGATGTTGATGCGGGCGCCGCCAGGATCATGGAGGTCGTTGAGCGTGTCCAGCCGGTGGAGGATGTCAAGGGCGAGGCCGGCACCAATGTCGGCGGCATGCTGGAGAGAGTGCGCCAGGTGATGGCCGATCTTACCGGCCAGGCGCCGGGCGAGATGAAAATCCAGGATGTCCTTGGCGTGGATACCTTTATCCCCCAGAAGGTCAGAGGCGGCCTGGCGGGCGAGTTCGCCCTGGAAAATGCGGTGGCTCTGGCGGCGATGGTAAAAACCAACCGTCTGCCGATGACGCAGATCGCCGACCAATTGGCCGCTAAGCTGGGGACAGGGGTGGTGATTGCCGGGGTGGAGGCTTACATGGCTGTCGGCGGGGCGATGACGACGCCCGGAACGGCGAAACCCCTGGCAATCCTCGATATGGGCGGCGGGTCGACCGACGCCGCCATCGTTACGCGCGACGACAAGATCAGCGCCATTCACCTGGCCGGCGCCGGCGATATGGTCACCATGCTGATCAATTCCGAACTCGGCCTGGGCGATCCGGACCTGGCCGAGAATATCAAGAAGTATCCGTTGGCCAAGGTGGAAAGTCTTTTTCACATGCGGCTGGAGGACGGAACGGTGCGTTTTTTTGCCGAGAGTTTGCCTCCGGAGGTCTTCGCCCGGGTGGTAATCCTGGCGGAGGGCGGCCTGACGCCCATTCCCGGCGACTATCCGCTCGATAAGATCCGCTATGTTCGCCGGGAAGCGAAGAAGAAGGTGTTTGTCGCCAACGCTCTGCGGGCGCTGGCTCGGGTGGCGCCGACCGGCAATATCCGCCACATTGATTTCGTCGTGCTCGTGGGCGGATCGGCGCTGGATTTTGAGATCGCGGACATGGTGACCGACGCGCTGGCCGAATACGGCATTGTCTGCGGGCGCGGCAACATCAGGGGGACAGAGGGGCCGCGAAACGCGGTGGCTACCGGTCTGGTGCTCTCTTACCTTAACGGGGGAGAGGCCTGA
- the pduA gene encoding propanediol utilization microcompartment protein PduA: MRGEALGMVETKGLVGAIEAADAMVKAANVTMVGYEKIGSGLVTVMVRGDVGAVKAATDSGAAAASKVGEVISVHVIPRPHTDIEKILPKLEG; the protein is encoded by the coding sequence ATGCGTGGCGAGGCGTTGGGAATGGTGGAAACCAAGGGTTTGGTCGGCGCGATCGAGGCGGCCGACGCGATGGTGAAGGCGGCTAATGTTACGATGGTCGGCTATGAGAAGATCGGCTCCGGACTGGTTACGGTGATGGTTCGGGGCGACGTGGGCGCGGTCAAGGCCGCTACCGACAGCGGCGCGGCCGCCGCGAGCAAGGTCGGCGAAGTGATTTCGGTCCATGTGATCCCGCGCCCTCATACCGATATCGAGAAGATACTGCCTAAACTGGAAGGCTGA